In Mongoliitalea daihaiensis, one DNA window encodes the following:
- a CDS encoding ChaN family lipoprotein yields MTKHIFGIILLIILSWSSHAQTTSYRVFDKSGREVSFEAIVEEAKGAQLIFFGELHNNTVAHWLQLQLLKSLQPSNEKLMLAGEFFERDDQLNIDEWMAGWMTDKSFETEAKLWNNYATDYKPLMLFAKTHQIPFIASNIPRKYASLVSKEGLEGLEKLSSEAKQYIAPLPVTVDRNLPAYAAMREMMHGSSMNLDFMIDAQAIKDATMAYSMQAFLAKGHQILHVNGSYHSNFYEGIVWYIRQEFPSLPILTINTVEQADLSSIDERMMLSADFIIVTPTDIPKSY; encoded by the coding sequence ATGACTAAACACATATTTGGAATCATCCTTTTGATAATTTTATCATGGAGCTCTCATGCTCAAACTACTTCTTATAGAGTATTTGATAAATCTGGTAGAGAAGTAAGTTTTGAAGCTATTGTGGAAGAAGCAAAAGGAGCACAGCTTATCTTTTTTGGAGAATTACACAACAACACCGTAGCTCATTGGCTGCAGCTGCAACTCTTAAAAAGTTTACAACCAAGCAATGAGAAACTCATGCTAGCAGGGGAATTTTTCGAACGGGATGATCAGTTAAATATCGATGAGTGGATGGCAGGCTGGATGACTGATAAATCCTTCGAAACAGAGGCTAAGCTTTGGAATAACTATGCAACTGATTACAAGCCGTTAATGCTATTTGCTAAAACTCACCAGATCCCATTTATAGCTTCAAATATTCCAAGAAAATACGCTTCATTGGTTAGCAAAGAGGGATTAGAAGGATTGGAAAAACTCAGCTCGGAAGCTAAGCAATACATCGCTCCCCTGCCAGTGACCGTTGATCGTAATCTTCCAGCTTATGCTGCTATGCGGGAAATGATGCATGGCAGCTCTATGAACTTGGATTTTATGATCGATGCGCAAGCTATCAAAGATGCAACTATGGCATATTCTATGCAAGCATTCCTAGCGAAGGGACATCAAATTCTACATGTGAATGGCTCCTATCATAGCAACTTCTACGAAGGCATTGTATGGTATATACGACAAGAGTTTCCCAGCTTACCTATTTTAACTATTAATACTGTAGAACAAGCTGATTTATCAAGTATAGATGAGCGCATGATGCTAAGTGCAGACTTTATCATCGTCACACCTACGGACATTCCCAAAAGTTACTAA
- a CDS encoding DUF4268 domain-containing protein produces MYSKAELAKIRKEFWTTFGQYMKPVPSAFGHSKMNWQNYKTGVKDIYFRMKAERDFASIGIEITHKDEELQALFFQQFQQFRKLLEAETQEVWDWELHASDDFGQTYSYIQCYQAGLNVLNKEHWPAIISFLKPRIMALDRFWENIKPGFEE; encoded by the coding sequence ATGTACTCCAAAGCTGAGCTCGCCAAAATACGAAAAGAATTTTGGACTACATTTGGGCAGTATATGAAGCCCGTTCCTTCTGCTTTTGGGCATAGCAAGATGAATTGGCAGAATTATAAAACAGGTGTCAAAGATATCTACTTTCGCATGAAGGCCGAGCGTGACTTTGCTTCCATAGGCATAGAAATCACCCACAAAGACGAAGAATTGCAAGCCCTCTTTTTTCAACAATTCCAACAATTCCGAAAACTCTTAGAAGCAGAAACCCAGGAAGTTTGGGATTGGGAGTTGCATGCAAGCGATGACTTCGGTCAAACTTATTCCTATATCCAATGTTACCAAGCTGGTCTAAACGTACTCAACAAAGAGCACTGGCCAGCAATTATCTCTTTTTTAAAGCCAAGAATCATGGCCTTAGATCGCTTTTGGGAAAATATCAAACCTGGATTTGAGGAATGA
- a CDS encoding M20/M25/M40 family metallo-hydrolase, which translates to MSKLYSAILIFLFLVSFSLQAQENLVQRLERHVQILAADSLEGRGLGTIGHAKAVAYLEQQMEEIGLQPFQNGSFIHEFPYKVQLVQVNGKNIVGMIPGSDPELSKEIIVVGAHYDHLGFEILPSGTQRNFPGADDNASGVAGMLEIARLVLTGNERPKRTLVFIAFDAEESGLIGADRFVKADKPFDNSAIKAMFSLDMIGMLGKAKGLELKGWETLADAKDLMARAQAREEITIKKMDASIEMRTDTWPFGKIGIPAIHVFTGLISPYHKPEDTPDLLDYEGMAKVTRFVTALTLEMANAANLSAIPSFAPEKVMGGKALQFGAKIGLGNSHNRHVQESFRANGVFAWEAGLYGSWNMTNNLQLVVSSLIDSNGSTTPYFEEDKLRRYSVTIPALIRLTTGPSEDGVGKAFVGAGAYFRHHLSQGLPEFAGIDIVGPAWEFPDQEWGLNLQFGFQVSKFTMTFDWRNALTQPFSLESRPDLEVYNRNFRVGLAYAFGK; encoded by the coding sequence ATGTCTAAACTATACTCCGCGATTTTGATTTTCCTCTTCTTGGTATCTTTTTCTTTGCAGGCCCAAGAAAATCTTGTCCAACGACTGGAACGACACGTACAAATTTTAGCAGCTGACTCTTTGGAAGGAAGGGGCCTTGGAACAATAGGTCATGCTAAGGCAGTGGCCTACCTCGAACAGCAAATGGAGGAAATAGGATTACAGCCTTTTCAAAACGGATCATTTATACATGAGTTTCCCTACAAAGTGCAGCTGGTACAGGTCAATGGAAAAAATATCGTAGGAATGATTCCCGGTTCGGACCCGGAGCTCTCCAAAGAAATTATTGTTGTGGGTGCGCATTACGATCATCTAGGTTTTGAGATACTACCATCAGGTACACAACGGAATTTTCCTGGAGCCGATGATAATGCTTCTGGCGTAGCTGGTATGTTGGAAATAGCCCGATTGGTCCTTACAGGAAATGAGAGACCCAAGCGAACACTCGTGTTTATAGCTTTTGATGCAGAAGAGTCGGGATTGATCGGTGCGGATCGTTTTGTGAAAGCTGATAAGCCTTTTGATAACTCAGCTATTAAAGCTATGTTTAGTTTAGATATGATCGGAATGCTAGGCAAGGCAAAGGGTCTAGAGTTAAAAGGATGGGAAACACTTGCGGATGCGAAGGACCTCATGGCTAGAGCTCAAGCAAGAGAAGAAATCACCATCAAAAAAATGGATGCAAGCATTGAAATGCGAACAGATACCTGGCCTTTTGGAAAGATAGGTATTCCTGCAATTCATGTGTTTACAGGGTTGATTTCTCCTTACCACAAACCGGAAGATACTCCAGATTTGTTGGACTATGAAGGAATGGCCAAGGTAACCCGATTTGTGACTGCACTGACATTGGAGATGGCTAATGCAGCCAATCTTTCAGCGATTCCTTCTTTTGCTCCTGAAAAAGTTATGGGTGGTAAAGCCCTTCAATTTGGTGCAAAGATAGGGTTGGGAAATTCGCATAACAGGCATGTTCAGGAGTCATTTCGTGCGAATGGTGTGTTTGCTTGGGAAGCTGGACTGTATGGCAGCTGGAATATGACCAATAATCTTCAATTGGTTGTAAGCTCGTTGATTGATTCCAATGGAAGCACAACTCCTTATTTTGAAGAAGATAAATTGAGAAGGTATTCTGTAACCATACCAGCTTTAATCCGTCTGACAACAGGTCCATCTGAAGATGGTGTTGGAAAGGCTTTCGTAGGAGCTGGGGCTTATTTTCGTCATCACTTAAGTCAAGGATTACCTGAATTTGCCGGTATTGATATTGTTGGGCCAGCTTGGGAGTTTCCGGATCAGGAATGGGGACTGAATCTACAATTTGGTTTTCAAGTAAGTAAATTTACCATGACTTTTGATTGGAGAAATGCATTGACGCAGCCTTTCAGTCTCGAATCCAGACCGGATTTAGAAGTATATAATCGTAATTTTAGAGTGGGGTTAGCCTATGCCTTCGGGAAATGA
- a CDS encoding M56 family metallopeptidase yields the protein MNQLANYLWEASVALFILYGFYHLFLAKLTFFTWNRAYLLTGLVFVISLPLMQFSIGPAQGLMPDLFEYTLPTIQVGVESVQPNSLSFAQILLLVYVMGVCWKLGVLGVGLKQLIHHIQRGTHMKQDGLTLVVHPDFQPASFFSYIFLPHSDTEDVAMQPIIHHETVHARKRHTLDLLFFQLVQAFLWFHPVCRYYEASIREVHEYEADQVVTTNFSKSAYARLLLNLLIRESHGSLVNNFNHFQTKKRIQMMMKSEQSHALQKSVFLLAIPLMAAILLVFACDSKKEETTEIIEVVDVPIAEADTPDVFDMVEEAPEFAGGMEALNAFLAANLKYPQQAKEMGIEGTVYVMFEIHPDGKVKNEELLRGIGGGCDEEALRVVKMLPDWIPGKQGGEEVAVRMRLPVKFKLS from the coding sequence ATGAATCAATTAGCCAATTACCTTTGGGAAGCGAGTGTGGCACTCTTTATTCTGTATGGGTTTTATCACCTATTCTTAGCTAAATTGACCTTTTTTACTTGGAATCGGGCCTATCTGTTGACTGGATTGGTTTTTGTAATCAGTTTGCCCTTGATGCAGTTTAGCATTGGGCCTGCACAGGGATTGATGCCTGACTTATTTGAATATACCTTACCTACCATACAGGTAGGTGTAGAATCAGTTCAACCGAATTCTCTAAGTTTTGCTCAGATACTTTTGCTGGTGTATGTGATGGGTGTTTGTTGGAAATTGGGTGTCTTGGGTGTGGGTTTGAAGCAGCTTATTCATCATATACAGCGAGGGACACACATGAAGCAAGATGGGCTGACTTTAGTAGTTCATCCTGATTTTCAGCCTGCTTCTTTTTTCTCCTATATTTTTCTGCCTCATTCTGACACTGAAGATGTTGCTATGCAACCCATTATCCACCATGAGACGGTGCATGCCCGCAAACGGCATACGCTGGACTTGCTTTTCTTTCAGTTAGTGCAAGCGTTTTTATGGTTTCATCCGGTCTGTCGCTATTATGAAGCGAGTATCCGGGAAGTTCACGAATACGAAGCAGACCAAGTTGTCACCACTAATTTCTCCAAATCCGCCTATGCCCGCCTGCTTTTAAATCTGTTGATCAGGGAAAGCCATGGCAGTTTAGTGAATAATTTTAACCATTTTCAAACCAAAAAACGAATCCAAATGATGATGAAATCCGAACAATCCCATGCTTTACAAAAGTCTGTATTTTTGTTAGCAATTCCTTTGATGGCAGCCATACTGCTGGTATTTGCCTGTGATAGTAAGAAAGAAGAAACGACTGAAATAATAGAAGTTGTCGATGTCCCTATTGCAGAAGCTGATACTCCTGATGTCTTTGATATGGTCGAAGAAGCCCCGGAGTTTGCAGGTGGGATGGAAGCTCTCAATGCCTTCCTCGCAGCAAATCTCAAGTACCCTCAGCAAGCGAAAGAAATGGGGATAGAAGGGACAGTATATGTCATGTTTGAGATACATCCCGATGGGAAAGTCAAAAACGAAGAGCTCTTGCGCGGGATCGGTGGAGGCTGTGATGAGGAAGCTTTAAGAGTAGTAAAAATGCTTCCAGACTGGATTCCTGGCAAACAAGGAGGTGAAGAAGTTGCCGTCCGCATGCGACTTCCGGTCAAATTTAAGTTAAGTTGA
- a CDS encoding BlaI/MecI/CopY family transcriptional regulator: MEVLTANEEQLMQVFWRLGKGLVRDVLNELPEPQPPYTTLASNIKQLEKKGYLAHRTYGNIHEYYPLVSQEDYRKKSFNKLVNNYFEGSVQNVLSFMVKEKGISDKELEALKKLIDDYDNPAQQ; this comes from the coding sequence ATGGAAGTATTGACAGCAAACGAAGAACAATTGATGCAGGTATTTTGGAGGTTGGGAAAAGGTTTGGTGAGGGATGTGTTGAATGAATTGCCAGAACCACAACCACCCTATACTACCTTGGCATCCAATATCAAGCAGTTGGAAAAAAAGGGGTATTTAGCACATCGAACTTATGGTAATATCCATGAGTATTACCCATTAGTTTCGCAGGAAGATTACCGGAAGAAGAGTTTCAATAAGTTGGTAAATAACTATTTTGAGGGCTCTGTACAAAATGTGTTATCCTTTATGGTGAAGGAAAAGGGGATTTCTGACAAGGAATTGGAAGCATTGAAGAAATTGATTGATGACTATGATAATCCCGCACAGCAATGA
- a CDS encoding carboxypeptidase-like regulatory domain-containing protein: protein MKQLYSFRYLLFLAFLWGCLAGILGLLTIPAHAQDLLQSRQSSYFTYIYQLTDQEAEKIYREKPTNINKNYFHTLVDSFPTDTSLEKSLPRGHYLKTFAAQNQQVNTLLSIQNIQLFILNNEQDLLLQLLDTDGQLITDAQVRLGNKKLRFDAATQSYQDRKSNQEGLLIVKHKESTSFFELSKQQDNPWIRRTSKNILYQSPVQYVWKPIYFVLSLPVDAYKSIKWHSTTGSIYQTAHFFERAYHRTACLFNPSHCNWRRYNLPSTKGYLVFNKPKYMPQDSVFFKAFITNAKGKPTQTEVDTYLLGADQPTFLGQLKSYRKGAFEHRFYLHDSLGLKLDKSYRLVLRNKNKQPLLFEEFYYEAYELNKIHLDVRTDQPTHQQNEALKLQVSAKDENGLFLKDARIEILLVTDQATSFHQPIAFIPDTLARFSKELIPDKITEVLIQADEFPPADFNYTIDVRLLTADNESAKKNIQVSYKHDSDPFLLDFTQDSLIVKRNPLNSSSDNFAQLIGMDAFGNEQLLMQDRLPFSHPIHTQYVGFKVQSAQQFQAFDWNGANPLLEMFAERNSKNLSIQVRNPRNLPFSYHLFKKNTPVTSSYSKSLALDYKTHSKQNYYLNINYLWAGEMKQETYQISFKKKQLNILVEEPLIITPGQEAAIQIQVTDSKKRPLKDVDITAFALTKKFGFTPPKVPNVEKPRPGKLFINSFSANKTSELRNTQPLDYRTWKLLAEIDSIEFYKFMYPEQEMYRFLTQAPEGLTQAAPFLFIDGKPEAPSIIYIDNVPVYFAWNSIQNPYAFPINPGKHQVKIRTPHYLITFDDLIFEEGMKTIFSIDVAKYQGKFTKELQKPVLTEEEKASLYPYVFPLRNIPTERMAYLKKGNQIYFLGMPGTQFGNRLFTGPIYGDFSYQVVNGYTHKLRHEPRMEYEFFPTVVKMREMQTSAYPKNLYTQARYLPLEDFAWTEKKLVETWEKHLEDKRRESLVFRYPQYSRRNTGKLWLDLIQNDGQKPNNPISIVLRNKENPLDLWVYSGNQRRMTNLSQGIYELTLFFPGMHYHHVDSVEIKENGWNYFQLSAATKEKKDVFSSEVAQALEHYVFAKTISISEETKLISELNKSYFHKFQYDGPGQLVSGYVLDKQDSEPLPGAMVMIKGTNFGTTTDRNGFFSLAVPFDKNTLVFAFIGYFQKEVTIDQINQDSFYLEADYSPLYEVVVTGYAASNKESMIFGSSVISTLNFSESMSYSDALQGQVMGIANGSESSRQIFIRGLASSKANELPLIILDGTVFLGDITSINSAEIISMELLTKEEAIKKYGESATHGALLIRTMKGSMQDSEWGEALKTKNTLRQNFSDAAFWQPTLRTDKEGKVSFKTTFPDDLTSWQTIYLAMNDRKQTGQTNGQIKAILPLAAQLSIPRFLVSNDTALVLGKSINYISDSTFIHRSFQVNGKLASNTKGYLSQILIDSVQVVAKDSLSISYQLLRESDGYKDGELRSIPIFPKGMLRTQGHFAVLNGDTVLQIQKDPNLTSGTLFLRSDIRSVLEEETQFLYAYKYECNEQLASKLKGLLAMQELAAFNNKPFEETKELTRIIRLLEKNQGEKGLWGWWKNSSGNLWITLHVIEALVKAQEKGFPLSINQSKLEQQLIWELEYADNFDSKLRIGQAFLVLGTAFDSPALIRTLESSMKGSLMEDLRLMEFKTQLGLPVSMESVMRYQQSSILGNTYIGNATSYTDIWTNDVQSTLLAYKILKKLQPDAQEMLRSMQNYLLEKRGTKGWTNTYESAQIIETILPDVLAMQSKGQLSVRLEGIENQTVINFPMEYTLESNEAISLVKTGKEPLYYSYVEQFWEENPEKSDGIFEIHSSFSDGSQLHLEAGKEVTIDVQIKVHEDASYVMINIPIPGSCSYGEKRIAHRQESHREYFLQETAIFCERLPKGDHTFSVNILPRYTGTYTLNPATIELMYFPTIQANEQVKTVIVAGEVKK from the coding sequence ATGAAGCAACTTTACTCCTTCAGATATCTTCTTTTTTTAGCCTTCCTTTGGGGATGCCTAGCTGGTATTCTCGGATTACTAACTATCCCTGCACATGCACAAGATCTCCTTCAAAGCCGACAAAGCAGCTATTTCACCTACATCTATCAACTTACCGATCAGGAAGCAGAAAAAATCTACCGAGAAAAACCTACTAACATCAACAAAAACTACTTCCACACTTTAGTAGACTCTTTTCCCACCGACACGAGCTTAGAAAAATCCCTTCCCAGAGGACATTACCTAAAAACATTCGCAGCACAAAACCAACAGGTCAATACCTTACTTTCCATCCAAAATATCCAACTTTTCATCCTCAATAATGAGCAAGATCTCCTTTTGCAACTGTTGGACACCGATGGGCAACTTATTACTGATGCACAGGTACGTTTGGGTAACAAAAAACTCAGGTTTGATGCAGCAACCCAATCTTATCAAGACCGTAAGTCGAATCAAGAGGGATTACTCATCGTAAAACACAAGGAATCTACCTCCTTTTTTGAGCTTTCCAAGCAACAAGACAATCCTTGGATTCGAAGAACGAGCAAAAACATCTTGTATCAAAGCCCTGTACAGTATGTCTGGAAGCCTATCTATTTTGTACTTAGCCTACCAGTAGACGCTTATAAATCCATCAAGTGGCACTCTACCACAGGTAGTATTTACCAAACCGCTCACTTTTTCGAAAGGGCCTACCATCGCACAGCATGCCTCTTCAATCCTTCCCACTGCAACTGGAGAAGGTATAATCTCCCCTCCACCAAAGGCTATCTCGTCTTCAACAAACCGAAATACATGCCACAGGATAGCGTATTTTTTAAGGCATTTATAACCAACGCCAAAGGTAAACCGACACAGACTGAAGTAGATACTTACCTTCTTGGAGCAGATCAGCCGACCTTCCTTGGCCAACTTAAAAGCTACCGAAAGGGAGCATTCGAACACCGATTTTACCTCCATGACTCTTTGGGATTGAAGTTAGATAAATCCTATCGGCTAGTTCTTCGAAATAAAAATAAGCAACCACTGCTATTCGAAGAATTCTACTATGAAGCCTATGAACTGAATAAGATCCATCTAGACGTCCGAACCGATCAACCTACACATCAGCAAAACGAAGCTTTGAAACTTCAGGTAAGTGCTAAGGATGAAAACGGCTTGTTTTTAAAAGACGCGCGCATAGAGATTTTATTGGTGACAGATCAAGCCACATCCTTCCATCAGCCCATCGCATTTATTCCTGATACACTTGCGCGTTTTTCAAAAGAACTTATTCCAGATAAAATCACAGAGGTTCTCATTCAGGCCGATGAATTTCCCCCAGCAGACTTCAACTATACCATTGATGTGCGCTTATTGACTGCGGATAATGAATCTGCCAAGAAAAATATCCAAGTTTCCTACAAACATGACAGCGATCCCTTCTTGTTGGATTTTACGCAGGATTCTTTGATTGTAAAGAGAAACCCACTCAACTCATCATCAGACAATTTTGCTCAACTAATTGGAATGGATGCTTTTGGGAATGAGCAGCTATTGATGCAAGATCGCTTACCCTTTTCCCATCCTATCCATACACAGTACGTTGGGTTTAAAGTCCAATCAGCCCAACAATTTCAGGCGTTTGATTGGAATGGAGCTAATCCATTACTGGAAATGTTTGCTGAACGTAACTCCAAAAACCTCAGTATTCAGGTTCGCAATCCAAGAAACCTACCTTTTTCCTACCATTTATTCAAAAAAAACACACCAGTAACATCCAGCTATAGCAAGTCTCTCGCTTTGGATTATAAAACCCACTCTAAACAAAATTACTACCTCAATATCAATTACTTATGGGCGGGAGAAATGAAGCAAGAAACCTATCAAATTTCCTTCAAGAAGAAACAATTAAACATTTTGGTGGAAGAACCCCTCATCATTACACCTGGACAGGAAGCTGCTATCCAAATCCAAGTGACGGATAGTAAAAAAAGGCCATTGAAAGATGTTGATATTACTGCTTTTGCCCTGACCAAGAAATTTGGCTTTACTCCTCCAAAAGTGCCAAATGTAGAAAAACCTCGACCCGGGAAGCTATTTATCAATAGCTTCTCCGCAAATAAAACTTCCGAACTTAGAAACACGCAGCCACTGGATTACCGAACTTGGAAGCTATTGGCTGAAATTGATTCAATCGAGTTTTACAAATTTATGTATCCTGAACAGGAAATGTACCGTTTCCTAACCCAAGCTCCTGAAGGGCTAACGCAGGCTGCTCCCTTCCTCTTCATCGATGGAAAACCTGAGGCTCCATCCATTATTTACATAGATAATGTTCCTGTGTATTTCGCATGGAATTCCATTCAAAATCCCTACGCTTTTCCAATCAATCCCGGCAAGCATCAGGTGAAAATCAGAACCCCTCACTACTTGATTACTTTCGATGATTTGATCTTTGAAGAAGGGATGAAGACTATTTTTTCGATTGACGTAGCAAAGTACCAAGGAAAGTTCACAAAAGAATTGCAAAAGCCTGTTTTAACTGAAGAAGAAAAAGCCTCACTTTATCCGTATGTGTTTCCTCTTCGGAATATTCCAACCGAGCGAATGGCTTATCTCAAAAAAGGCAATCAAATTTATTTCCTAGGTATGCCCGGCACTCAGTTTGGTAATCGACTCTTTACAGGCCCAATCTATGGAGACTTTAGCTATCAGGTAGTCAATGGATATACCCATAAACTGAGACATGAACCTCGCATGGAATATGAATTTTTTCCCACGGTAGTGAAAATGCGTGAAATGCAAACATCGGCATATCCCAAAAATTTATATACCCAGGCTCGCTATCTACCCCTAGAGGATTTTGCATGGACTGAAAAGAAACTCGTCGAAACTTGGGAAAAGCATTTAGAAGATAAAAGACGGGAATCCCTTGTCTTCCGCTACCCTCAATACTCGCGCAGAAACACGGGGAAACTTTGGCTAGATCTTATCCAAAATGATGGACAAAAGCCTAACAACCCTATCAGCATTGTTTTGAGAAACAAAGAAAACCCTTTAGACCTTTGGGTGTATTCTGGCAATCAAAGACGTATGACTAATCTAAGTCAAGGAATCTACGAGCTTACCCTCTTCTTCCCAGGTATGCACTACCATCATGTAGATTCGGTTGAAATCAAGGAAAATGGTTGGAATTACTTTCAGCTATCAGCTGCTACAAAGGAAAAAAAGGATGTATTCAGCAGTGAAGTCGCTCAAGCACTCGAACACTATGTTTTTGCTAAAACCATCAGTATCTCAGAGGAAACAAAATTGATTTCAGAACTGAATAAGAGTTATTTTCATAAATTCCAATACGATGGCCCGGGACAACTGGTATCCGGTTATGTCTTGGATAAGCAAGATTCAGAGCCCTTGCCAGGTGCTATGGTCATGATCAAAGGGACCAATTTTGGAACTACAACGGATCGGAATGGATTCTTCTCCCTAGCAGTCCCTTTCGATAAAAACACACTCGTTTTTGCTTTTATCGGATACTTCCAAAAAGAGGTTACTATTGATCAAATCAACCAAGATTCATTTTACCTCGAGGCTGATTACAGCCCACTCTATGAAGTTGTCGTGACGGGTTACGCGGCATCAAATAAAGAGTCGATGATCTTTGGCAGTAGCGTCATCAGTACCTTAAATTTTTCCGAAAGTATGTCCTATTCAGACGCTCTGCAAGGACAGGTGATGGGTATAGCTAACGGTTCGGAAAGCAGCAGGCAAATCTTCATCCGTGGATTAGCAAGTAGTAAAGCAAACGAACTTCCTTTAATCATACTGGATGGGACAGTTTTCCTCGGTGACATCACCTCTATCAATTCAGCAGAAATTATTTCCATGGAACTTTTGACTAAAGAAGAAGCAATCAAAAAATATGGGGAATCAGCAACCCATGGAGCACTCCTTATTCGGACAATGAAAGGTAGCATGCAGGATAGCGAATGGGGGGAAGCGTTGAAGACTAAAAATACCCTCCGACAAAACTTCTCAGATGCCGCATTTTGGCAACCTACCTTGCGCACGGACAAGGAAGGCAAAGTATCCTTCAAAACCACCTTCCCAGATGACTTGACAAGTTGGCAAACCATCTATCTAGCCATGAACGACCGAAAGCAAACAGGTCAAACCAATGGTCAAATCAAAGCTATCTTGCCCCTTGCTGCTCAATTGAGCATTCCAAGATTTTTGGTTAGCAATGACACCGCCTTGGTTTTGGGTAAAAGCATCAATTACATTTCGGATTCAACTTTTATTCACCGTTCTTTCCAGGTCAATGGAAAACTTGCGAGCAATACGAAAGGATATCTAAGCCAAATCCTCATAGACAGTGTTCAAGTGGTCGCAAAAGACTCCTTATCCATTAGCTATCAGTTGCTGCGGGAATCAGATGGCTATAAAGACGGGGAATTGAGAAGTATCCCAATATTCCCAAAAGGCATGTTGCGTACACAAGGACATTTTGCTGTTTTGAACGGGGACACCGTCCTTCAGATCCAAAAAGATCCAAACCTTACAAGCGGAACCCTTTTCCTTCGATCAGATATACGCTCGGTATTGGAGGAAGAAACACAATTCCTGTATGCCTACAAGTACGAATGCAATGAACAATTAGCATCCAAATTAAAAGGGTTGCTAGCCATGCAAGAACTAGCCGCTTTCAATAATAAACCATTTGAAGAAACCAAGGAACTCACGCGCATCATCAGGCTTTTGGAGAAGAATCAGGGAGAAAAAGGCCTTTGGGGTTGGTGGAAAAACTCTTCTGGTAATCTATGGATTACCCTGCATGTCATAGAAGCATTGGTTAAAGCCCAAGAAAAAGGATTTCCACTATCCATCAATCAATCGAAATTGGAGCAACAATTGATCTGGGAATTGGAATATGCAGATAATTTTGATTCCAAGTTGCGGATAGGGCAAGCATTCCTAGTCCTTGGGACTGCATTTGACAGTCCAGCACTCATACGTACTTTAGAAAGTTCCATGAAAGGATCACTCATGGAAGACCTCCGCTTGATGGAATTCAAAACCCAGTTAGGTCTACCCGTCAGTATGGAATCAGTCATGCGGTATCAGCAAAGCTCCATTTTAGGAAATACCTATATTGGTAATGCCACCTCATATACAGATATCTGGACCAACGATGTTCAAAGCACCCTGTTGGCTTACAAAATCTTGAAAAAACTTCAACCAGATGCGCAGGAAATGCTCCGCAGCATGCAAAACTATCTACTTGAAAAACGCGGAACCAAAGGTTGGACCAATACTTACGAAAGTGCACAAATCATCGAAACAATTCTTCCCGATGTCCTAGCAATGCAAAGCAAGGGACAACTATCGGTTCGTCTAGAAGGAATTGAAAACCAAACGGTAATCAATTTCCCAATGGAATACACCTTGGAAAGCAATGAGGCTATATCTCTCGTGAAAACTGGAAAAGAACCACTTTACTATTCTTATGTAGAACAATTTTGGGAAGAAAACCCTGAGAAATCTGATGGAATATTTGAAATCCATTCTTCCTTTTCGGACGGAAGTCAACTGCATTTAGAGGCAGGAAAAGAAGTTACTATTGATGTCCAAATAAAAGTGCACGAAGACGCCTCCTACGTCATGATCAATATTCCCATTCCAGGAAGTTGCTCCTATGGAGAGAAAAGAATCGCTCATAGACAGGAGTCTCATCGAGAGTACTTCCTCCAGGAAACGGCTATTTTCTGTGAGCGACTTCCCAAGGGGGATCATACCTTCTCTGTCAATATCCTACCAAGGTATACAGGCACTTACACACTCAATCCCGCCACGATAGAATTAATGTATTTCCCCACCATTCAAGCAAATGAACAAGTAAAAACAGTAATTGTAGCAGGGGAAGTAAAGAAATAA